The following proteins are co-located in the Hippoglossus stenolepis isolate QCI-W04-F060 chromosome 23, HSTE1.2, whole genome shotgun sequence genome:
- the ehbp1l1a gene encoding uncharacterized protein ehbp1l1a isoform X6 — translation MTSVWKRLQRVGKKASKFQFAASFQELMIECTNKWQPDKLRVVWIRRSRRHSTKLHSWQPGIQNPYRGLVIWQVPESLDVSVTLFKEPTAEEFEDKDWTFVIENETKGRRKVLASVDVNMKKYASATSAQYDITLKLKPMSVKVVEATLKLNLSCVFLKEGKATDEDMQSLASLMSMKQSDIGNLDDFVDSDDEAGEERRGSFGTGHAAHVSASSSLPIDQSLEKKPQGGYGFVPSSRPQATPVVEPSLPPLRPSSALILSGPPPPPPPHTSQTVIVSPSDQDTEFKRQLSTLSEEDKQCTTPTTPDPRAPTSRMTETSRASDRKRDLHSGVEVLKTTPGPKSTASLLTISPRSPIAPGLKYFEMPKTQTDETESRGTRIYPNIQETLPPHLSGTKQNPDFHDPTSTSIKELLVTSRSQMSIQLGSPIAQPESVQHIPHSPTNPESYSKSLQRLLLHLPETATTSDTKPILRIGVTNKKEPITKDLGNESMDASVPSCLRGTSSTFSSMEVNKIQETRTGEQSITTNSLWEEPQRGPLKNSPIVSVPAVEEKITCITASLDQVTSRLDSHVGYLSGQQTTTKDLSNQTEESVALPPTSNFAVCSLDSDYCMEEGRTENVAQSINKRLLCERDCRVKQELVLPSSTVSIEEQCVNISKVEPGLLGTRGSSVSHLPSNILSEAQIEGTVRMPSMIHLLSSCSQYSKIPGMPSLHQSQVVAWPEENSLLFQTLPSKTLPVLLLIDYFNSIYSGSAGIAKMVDLTPSCSKSASIPGFPSAVKREPNMTQLLPTCPKVCSVPGLASVGPVLGYDKNVWDGCSLWTKKLQIKEAFVSNLSCVQEQDISDTNMIKVMVAMLPTCPRKASVPGFPSELQKASNSRSMASSLPTCPKQTMIAGMPFRQRLMTFKDSWHILSELILDRPLRCHHVMLEEKSQQDKEHIKHMVNMLPSCPCKETIPGFPSVPQKKEPSVPCVPTRQDPSMVDIFPTCPRKTRVPGFPSREPVSTQDEGLVITGHIVMAKPFCKCEVLIHDISPSAAQDLDKGDFFSSVALLPSCPAISCYAGMPTAPHKLSRNIVSLVSICPKQTQTPGIPSQVQNDSDNKDWHALRILINKRPKKNVHAYIVQWIQKDTDTFKYGRMVDMLMSCPTNAKVFGLPSAPWQDPSMVDIFPTCPRKTRVPGFPSREPVSTQDEGLVITGHIVMAKPFCKREVLIHDISPSAAQDLDKGDFFSSVALLPSCPAISCYAGMPTAPHKLSRNIVSLVSICPKQTQTPGIPSQVQNDSDNKDWHALRILINKRPKKNIHAYIVQWIQKDTDTFKYGRMVDMLMSCPTNAKVFGLPSAPRQEPSMVNVMPSCPRYSAIPGLPSKTGQKLCSSTCKEWFAYKSLQWNSPFVQREEQILNAASCFDKSTVKRMSALLPSCPPIATVPGFPSALTLTLADGPIMVKLLPTCTKESRVPGMPSLKQSQVTAWPDDRRLDLRIRWPMTTKWLLQTRRKSALLHSNDLNVFHHDGDCDISMVSILPSCPQTACLPGFPSLQCQTLAYMPSIINLLPTCPRHTRVCGIPSRFYNESDEVEWSVDKMPVWKNPLTNPRRMTVIHDQKMYFREMGVVRIMVSMLPSCPKHSNIHGIPSKLGERPVEPLIKEAPSMFKSFATLPKHSQIPGQPSKYGTNEFDCWFEDRDAIWENPFNRGHKFVNQDLTVREIPHWDKAIMLSMLPSCPRQALNPGFPSAPQPQAVDAIVQRNLNSVELTSCCPTQSSIIGFASRASVISDSKVGWPVVTVKTQGCFQYHQKHYSLHKHRIQAVLSPEPSCPLSDIDQLPNMVNIVPSCPKKASVLGAPSTHVHQSGQGWLVQKSILMSNQLPLEEQSLSRFNVRERSMQFIFPIQDEQEDVQQRTVESSTCPIEAIVRELPSSSFEIQVDQPSSRFDGIVMLDGEAIPARLDLDAKKTRLDVCSPLEMDKDEQGFWTEAKGVAVLEKGNLHCRMWHSIPDTPLFLSVKKRPPNMVSLQPSCPVVAGAAEPQSQTPIINAEQMLEKHPTNRTILWEELPEVFPMFPGAAMMLNTEDELKTKTETGMTDLLPICPAVSGIFEFSATAEKMNECPLDSQSTRNKPPKNKGILTSDCAHLKEEAGFVKQTVDKTSSHPSAQCMPYYVKTEIENKLSSFMLTCPSRTNIVGMPSKLPVKEKHSLIEHKPIWEKQSKVKGIFPGCAFLEDGMNKKEMVLLVPSCPREARTLGFPSLSHYSFLFRGQSMVDMHPCCPHVSSIPGVLSISGANNRSWISQQKPLIDRKIKTGLVVMAVSTKVNHESDMMSLLSSCPKTSCVEGFPSLMKYQLNKSWAPDYQPVGETLPKINIATIEDRPHNEEMKAMSVGQTSTKETQVHGFPSDLPPTVICKGSSSINLLQSCPAISFIAGFPSIQKADSKDWNIIHHPLWEKPFKKESVLILKNNGIHKDMTGIVPLAQSCPSKSSIFGFPSVPKPRMSYGIDMTNMISLSCSMSKESQILGFPSSHNSKEWKISKEPLFEPRMKVKQVSLTDIYERDERAIKTMISLVPSCPKAARMPGFPSNPNPLSVYCATDIISLSKLCPQVSRIPGIPSVVGNMSLTWVTEKGSLLKRLPTKGVIFDTSNDNKKIMKNMISLVPSCPKAARMPGFPSHPNPLNVYCVPDIISLSTLCPQVSRIPGIPSVVGNMSLTWVTEKGSLLKRLPTKGVIFDTSNYNEKEMKNMISLVPSCPKAARIPGFPSHPNPLNVYCVPDIISLSTLCPQVSRIPGIPSVVGNMSLTWVTEKGSLLKRLPTKGVIFDTSNDNKKIMKNMVSLVPSCPKAARMPGFPSHPNPPSVYCVPDIISLSTLCPQVSRIPGIPSVVGNMSLTWVTEKGSLLKRLPTKGVIFDTSNDNKKIMKNMVSLVPSCPKAARMLGFPSHPNPQVCIAY, via the exons CTTCATCCTCTCTGCCCATTGATCAGTCTTTGGAGAAAAAACCACAAGGAGGGTATGGATTTGTTCCTTCCTCGAGACCGCAGGCCACCCCTGTTGTAGAgccctcacttcctcctctaaGGCCTTCCTCTGCTCTAATTCTCTctgggcctcctcctcctcctcctccccacacATCCCAAACTGTCATAGTCTCCCCCAGTGACCAAGATACAG aGTTCAAAAGACAGTTGAGCACACTGAGTGAAGAGGATAAGCAGTGCACAACGCCGACAA CGCCTGATCCAAGGGCCCCGACCAGCCGGATGACTGAGACGTCCAGGGCTTCAGATCGGAAAAGAGATCTGCATTCTGGAGTTGAGGTTCTTAAGACAACACCAGG ACCTAAGAGCACTGCTTCACTTCTGACCATTAGCCCCAGATCACCCATTGCCCCAGGGCTAAAATATTTTGAGATGCCAAAAACACAGACGGATGAGACAGAATCAAGGGGGACAAGGATATACCCCAACATCCAGGAAACGCTTCCTCCCCACTTGTCTGGAACTAAGCAAAACCCTGATTTTCATGATCCAACATCCACTTCAATCAAGGAGCTTCTGGTTACATCAAGGTCTCAGATGTCCATTCAGTTAGGGAGTCCAATAGCTCAACCTGAGTCTGTTCAGCATATACCCCATTCTCCTACTAATCCCGAATCATATTCCAAATCACTTCAGAGACTTTTGTTGCACTTGCCCGAAACTGCTACAACTTCTGACACAAAACCAATATTAAGGATAGGAGTGACCAACAAAAAAGAACCTATAACTAAGGATTTGGG AAATGAGAGCATGGATGCCTCAGTGCCATCTTGTCTCAGAGGCACCAGTTCTACTTTTTCTTCAATGGAGGTGAACAAAATTCAAGAAACTCGGACTGGAGAACAGTCCATTACAACAAACTCACTGTGGGAGGAGCCACAAAGAGGCCCTCTAAAAAACAGCCCTATTGTTTCAGTACCTGCTGTAGAGGAGAAAATCACATGCATCACAGCCTCCTTGGACCAAGTCACTTCAAGATTGGACTCTCATGTTGGGTATCTCTCGGGACAGCAGACCACAACAAAGGATTTATCAAATCAAACGGAAGAATCGGTGGCATTGCCTCCAACTAGTAACTTTGCTGTCTGTAGTTTGGATTCAGATTACTGTATGGAGGAAGGGAGAACTGAAAATGTGGCTCAGTCGATAAATAAGAGGCTATTGTGTGAAAGAGATTGTAGAGTTAAACAAGAGCTTGTGTTACCAAGCTCTACAGTCAGTATAGAGGAACAATGTGTGAACATTTCCAAGGTGGAACCTGGTCTATTGGGTACTAGAGGGAGTTCTGTTTCTCATTTACCATCAAATATACTGTCTGAAGCTCAGATTGAAGGAACTGTGAGAATGCCAAGTATGATTCATTTACTATCGAGTTGCTCACAATATTCCAAGATTCCTGGTATGCCATCTTTACATCAGTCACAAGTTGTAGCTTGGCCAGAGGAGAACAGTTTACTTTTTCAGACGTTACCCAGCAAGACATTGCCAGTGCTCCTGTTAATAGATTATTTTAATTCCATTTATTCAGGTAGTGCAGGAATTGCAAAAATGGTGGACCTAACACCATCATGCTCAAAGTCTGCAAGTATTCCTGGATTCCCATCTGCTGTGAAACGGGAACCTAATATGACTCAGCTTTTACCTACATGTCCCAAAGTTTGCAGTGTTCCAGGTTTAGCTTCTGTTGGACCAGTGCTTGGATATGATAAGAATGTTTGGGACGGATGTTCTCTATGGACAAAAAAGTTGCAGATAAAAGAAGCATTTGTTTCAAATCTGTCCTGTGTCCAGGAACAAGATATCAGTGATACTAATATGATTAAAGTCATGGTGGCCATGTTGCCTACATGTCCTAGAAAGGCCAGTGTCCCAGGCTTTCCGTCTGAATTGCAGAAGGCTTCCAACAGTCGAAGTATGGCCAGTTCTCTCCCAACATGCCCCAAACAGACAATGATTGCGGGTATGCCATTTAGACAAAGACTTATGACATTTAAAGACAGTTGGCATATTTTGAGCGAATTAATATTAGATAGACCATTGAGATGCCATCATGTTATGCTTGAGGAAAAGTCACAGCAGGATAAAGAACACATAAAACATATGGTTAATATGTTACCATCTTGTCCCTGTAAGGAAACCATTCCTGGATTTCCCTCTGTGCCACAGAAAAAAGAACCCAGTGTACCTTGTGTACCAACAAGGCAAGATCCTAGCATGGTTGATATTTTTCCAACTTGCCCAAGAAAAACCAGAGTCCCTGGTTTTCCCTCTAGGGAGCCAGTTAGTACTCAAGATGAAGGTTTGGTTATAACCGGGCATATTGTGATGGCAAAACCATTTTGTAAATGTGAAGTCCTGATTCATGATATTTCCCCAAGTGCTGCTCAAGATCTAGACAAAGGAGACTTTTTCAGTTCAGTGGCATTGTTGCCATCATGTCCGGCGATATCGTGCTATGCAGGTATGCCCACAGCACCCCATAAGCTGTCAAGAAATATTGTCAGTCTTGTATCTATATGCCCTAAACAGACCCAAACTCCTGGTATACCATCTCAAGTCCAGAACGATTCAGATAACAAAGACTGGCATGCCTTGAGGATATTAATTAACAAGAGACCAAAGAAGAATGTACATGCTTACATTGTTCAGTGGATACAGAAAGACACTGACACCTTTAAATATGGTAGAATGGTTGATATGTTAATGAGTTGCCCCACAAATGCCAAAGTTTTTGGCTTACCCTCTGCTCCATGGCAAGATCCTAGCATGGTTGATATTTTTCCAACTTGCCCAAGAAAAACCAGAGTCCCTGGTTTTCCCTCTAGGGAGCCAGTTAGTACTCAAGATGAAGGTTTGGTTATAACCGGGCATATTGTGATGGCAAAACCATTTTGTAAACGTGAAGTCCTGATTCATGATATTTCCCCAAGTGCTGCTCAAGATCTAGACAAAGGAGACTTTTTCAGTTCAGTGGCATTGTTGCCATCATGTCCGGCGATATCGTGCTATGCAGGTATGCCCACAGCACCCCATAAGCTGTCAAGAAATATTGTCAGTCTTGTATCTATATGCCCTAAACAGACCCAAACTCCTGGTATACCATCTCAAGTCCAGAACGATTCAGATAACAAAGACTGGCATGCCTTGAGGATATTAATTAACAAGAGACCAAAGAAGAATATACATGCTTACATTGTTCAGTGGATACAGAAAGACACTGACACCTTTAAATATGGTAGAATGGTTGATATGTTAATGAGTTGCCCCACAAATGCCAAAGTTTTTGGCTTACCCTCTGCTCCACGGCAAGAACCTAGTATGGTTAATGTAATGCCCTCATGTCCCAGATATAGTGCAATCCCTGGTTTGCCTTCAAAGACTGGACAAAAACTTTGTTCCTCTACCTGCAAGGAATGGTTTGCTTATAAAAGTCTGCAATGGAATAGTCCATTTGTCCAAAGGGAAGAGCAGATTCTAAATGCAGCTTCATGTTTTGATAAGAGCACTGTAAAAAGAATGAGTGCATTATTACCCTCTTGCCCTCCGATTGCTACTGTACCTGGGTTTCCCTCTGCTCTAACACTGACATTAGCTGATGGCCCAATTATGGTAAAATTGTTGCCTACTTGTACAAAGGAATCCAGAGTTCCTGGAATGCCATCCTTAAAGCAATCACAAGTTACAGCTTGGCCAGATGATAGGAGGTTAGACCTTAGAATTAGGTGGCCAATGACAACAAAGTGGCTGCTACAAACGAGGAGGAAGTCTGCACTGTTACATTCAAATGATCTCAATGTGTTCCATCATGATGGTGACTGTGACATATCTATGGTATCCATACTGCCCTCCTGTCCACAGACAGCCTGTTTACCAGGCTTTCCATCACTACAATGTCAGACTTTGGCTTATATGCCAAGTATAATCAATCTGCTGCCTACTTGTCCAAGACATACCAGAGTTTGTGGAATACCATCTAGATTTTACAATGAGTCTGATGAAGTAGAATGGAGTGTTGACAAAATGCCAGTGTGGAAAAACCCATTAACAAACCCCAGAAGGATGACAGTAATACATGACCAAAAGATGTATTTCAGAGAGATGGGGGTGGTTAGAATAATGGTATCCATGTTACCATCTTGTCCCAAACACTCTAATATTCATGGTATTCCCTCTAAGTTAGGAGAGAGACCAGTGGAACCTTTAATAAAAGAGGCTCCCAGCATGTTCAAATCATTTGCCACTTTACCCAAACACAGTCAAATTCCAGGTCAGCCTTCAAAGTATGGTACAAATGAATTTGATTGCTGGTTCGAGGACAGGGATGCAATTTGGGAAAACCCATTTAATAGAGGGCATAAGTTTGTTAACCAAGATCTTACAGTTAGGGAAATTCCACACTGGGACAAAGCAATAATGCTGAGTATGCTTCCATCATGTCCACGACAAGCCCTGAATCCTGGATTTCCATCTGCTCCTCAACCCCAAGCTGTTGATGCCATTGTACAAAGAAATCTCAACTCTGTAGAATTGACATCATGTTGCCCGACACAGTCAAGTATCATTGGCTTTGCTTCAAGAGCATCAGTTATTTCAGATTCTAAAGTGGGCTGGCCAGTGGTGACGGTAAAGACACAAGGCTGCTTTCAATATCACCAAAAGCATTACAGTCTTCACAAACATAGAATACAGGCAGTTCTTTCTCCTGAACCTTCTTGTCCACTGTCTGACATAGACCAGCTTCCCAATATGGTGAATATTGTGCCCTCTTGCCCAAAGAAAGCTTCTGTTCTCGGTGCACCATCAACACATGTGCACCAGTCAGGACAAGGGTGGCTAGTtcaaaaatccatattgatGAGTAATCAGTTGCCATTGGAAGAACAATCCCTTAGTAGGTTTAATGTCAGAGAGAGATCAATGCAGTTTATATTCCCCATCCAAGATGAACAAGAGGATGTGCAACAAAGGACAGTTGAGTCATCAACCTGTCCCATTGAGGCCATTGTCAGAGAGTTACCATCATCAAGTTTTGAAATTCAAGTGGATCAGCCCTCCTCAAGATTTGATGGGATTGTGATGTTAGATGGTGAGGCAATTCCAGCCAGATTAGATCTTGACGCAAAGAAAACCAGATTGGATGTGTGCTCACCTTTAGAGATGGATAAAGATGAACAGGGCTTTTGGACAGAAGCCAAAGGAGTAGCTGTACTAGAAAAAGG AAACTTGCATTGCAGAATGTGGCACTCCATTCCTGACACGCCACTATTCTTGAGTGTTAAAAAGAG ACCTCCAAATATGGTTTCACTACAGCCATCATGCCCAGTTGTTGCTGGTGCAGCAGAACCCCAATCCCAGACCCCAATAATTAATGCTGAGCAGATGTTAGAAAAACATCCTACAAACAGGACCATATTGTGGGAAGAGCTGCCAGAGGTGTTCCCAATGTTCCCTGGTGCTGCCATGATGTTAAACACTGAGGATGAActgaagacaaagacagaaactgGGATGACAGATCTGTTACCAATATGCCCAGCAGTTAGTGGCATATTTGAATTTTCTGCTACTGctgaaaaaatgaatgaatgccCACTGGACAGCCAGTCTACAAGGAATAAGCCACCAAAGAATAAGGGAATTCTAACCAGTGACTGTGCTCATTTAAAAGAAGAGGCAGGTTTTGTTAAACAAACGGTGGATAAAACTTCCTCCCATCCTAGTGCACAGTGTATGCCATATTATGTTAAGACTGAAATTGAGAACAAACTGTCCTCTTTCATGCTAACATGTCCCAGTAGGACAAACATTGTTGGCATGCCATCTAAATTGcctgttaaagaaaaacattcacttaTCGAACATAAGCCAATCTGGGAGAAACAATCAAAAGTAAAGGGAATATTTCCAGGATGTGCATTTCTTGAGGATGGAATGAACAAGAAAGAAATGGTGTTACTGGTACCGTCTTGTCCCAGAGAGGCCAGAACTCTAGGTTTCCCATCTTTATCACACTACAGTTTTCTTTTCCGTGGACAAAGTATGGTGGATATGCATCCCTGTTGTCCACATGTATCAAGTATACCTGGCGTACTATCTATCAGTGGAGCTAATAACAGATCATGGATATCTCAACAGAAACCACTTATAGATAGGAAAATTAAAACTGGGCTTGTTGTCATGGCAGTTTCTACTAAAGTAAATCATGAATCAGATATGATGAGCCTTTTAAGTTCTTGTCCAAAAACTTCTTGTGTTGAAGGCTTTCCATCATTAATGAAGTATCAGTTGAACAAAAGCTGGGCTCCAGATTACCAACCAGTAGGGGAAACGCTGCCAAAAATCAACATAGCTACAATTGAAGATAGACCTCACAATGAAGAAATGAAGGCCATGTCAGTAGGCCAAACGTCTACAAAAGAGACTCAAGTGCATGGATTTCCATCTGATCTGCCACCTACAGTAATCTGTAAAGGGTCTAGTAGCATCAATCTCCTTCAATCTTGCCCAGCTATCTCCTTTATAGCTGGTTTTCCATCAATACAGAAAGCTGACAGCAAAGATTGGAACATTATTCATCATCCATTATGGGAGAAGCCATTTAAAAAGGAATCTGTATTAATACTAAAGAACAATGGAATACACAAAGACATGACAGGAATTGTTCCTCTTGCACAAAGTTGCCCAAGTAAATCCAGCATTTTTGGATTTCCCTCTGTACCAAAACCAAGAATGAGTTATGGTATTGACATGACAAATATGATCAGTCTTTCATGCTCTATGTCAAAAGAGTCGCAAATACTAGGATTTCCATCATCTCATAATTCAAAAGAATGGAAAATCAGCAAGGAGCCACTGTTTGAACCAAGAATGAAAGTAAAGCAGGTGTCACTGACTGACATATATGAAAGAGATGAGAGAGCAATCAAAACTATGATTTCCCTTGTACCCTCCTGTCCAAAAGCAGCGCGGATGCCAGGATTCCCCTCTAATCCAAATCCCCTAAGTGTGTATTGCGCAACAGATATCATCAGCCTTTCTAAGCTGTGCCCCCAAGTTTCCAGAATACCTGGAATCCCATCAGTTGTTGGGAATATGAGTTTAACATGGGTAACAGAAAAGGGATCACTGTTAAAGAGATTACCAACGAAGGGGGTCATATTTGACACATCAAACGACAACAAAAAGATAATGAAGAATATGATTTCCCTTGTACCATCCTGTCCAAAAGCAGCGCGGATGCCAGGATTCCCCTCTCATCCAAATCCCCTAAATGTATATTGCGTACCAGATATCATCAGCCTCTCTACGCTGTGCCCCCAAGTTTCCAGAATACCTGGAATCCCATCAGTTGTTGGGAATATGAGTTTAACATGGGTAACAGAAAAGGGATCACTGTTAAAGAGATTACCAACGAAGGGGGTCATATTTGACACATCAAACTACAACgaaaaggaaatgaagaatATGATTTCCCTTGTACCATCCTGTCCAAAAGCAGCGCGGATACCAGGATTCCCCTCTCATCCAAATCCCCTAAATGTATATTGCGTACCAGATATCATCAGCCTCTCTACGCTGTGCCCCCAAGTTTCCAGAATACCTGGAATCCCATCAGTTGTTGGGAATATGAGTTTAACATGGGTAACAGAAAAGGGATCACTGTTAAAGAGATTACCAACGAAGGGGGTCATATTTGACACATCAAACGACAACAAAAAGATAATGAAGAATATGGTTTCCCTTGTACCATCCTGTCCAAAAGCAGCGCGGATGCCAGGATTCCCCTCTCATCCAAATCCCCCAAGTGTGTATTGCGTACCAGATATCATCAGCCTCTCTACGCTGTGCCCCCAAGTTTCCAGAATACCTGGAATCCCATCAGTTGTTGGGAATATGAGTTTAACATGGGTAACAGAAAAGGGATCACTGTTAAAGAGATTACCAACAAAGGGGGTCATATTTGACACATCAAACGACAACAAAAAGATAATGAAGAATATGGTTTCCCTTGTACCATCCTGTCCAAAAGCAGCGCGGATGCTAGGATTCCCCTCTCATCCAAATCCCCAAGTGTGTATTGCGTACTAG